The following is a genomic window from Sulfuricurvum sp..
AATAGGCAAGGAGAACCATTGCAATACTGACCATAAAGAAAAAGAGTGCTAAACGGAGCTCTCCACTGATGAGATGTTTACTTCTCGGAGTAATAAAACTGTACTTCACAGCCCCTCCTCTTCGAGAATTGCAAGGGCATTAATCCCCTCGCATACATTAACCCGACGGATTAACACATTCAAAAAAAGCTCTTCTTCCAAATAACGTTTGAGTTCATCTCCTCCATTATCCCCATCTGCAATACAAACTGTTTCAATAAATCGATTTTGACACTCATCACTGAGATAAAAACGGTGCAGCAGTGTTTGTATAAATTCAAAACGCTGATATTCTGCACTTGAAGCATCAAGATTACTTTTAATCGCGTCAATATTACGCTCTTTTTCAATCCGAAGTTCTTCAGGTGTTAAAACGTCTTCGCTAAATTCACTCACCTCATCCAACGAGTCAAGATCGGCAATATCGCTCAAAGAATCCAAATCATCCAAGAGATCAAGATCTTCGAGATCTTCAATATCATCGAGATTAATCGAGTTATCATCGAGATGTTCATCAGGGATAGCGTGAGAAAATTCCATCGAGGAGTCTGATTCGCCTGAAACGCTGAGAAGATTACTGTGTGCAGTAGTAAAGTAGTGCCCGTATTCTAATTTTCCGTTATCAAAAATGGCAACACAAAAAAAATCTTCCATTCCAAAAGCATAAAGAGCCAACGTAGTTTTAATTTTATCGGCAAAATAGTGCTCAATCATCGAAAAAGGGGAAAATACAAAATCGAGACCTACACTTGAGTAATGGTGGCGAAGCTGATAAAGCTCATCGTAAGAAGCGTATTGTGTCCACTCATTTTGGCGACATAATATTTGGATACCGACAATATCTTCATGATGAAGCGGTACAAGCTTGGAACAACCGGCATACGCACCTTGATTGGGGAGAAGATTAAGAGTACTGATATAAAAATAGGGAGAGGCATCCACCATCTCCTCGATATATTTATTCATGGCATTAGATGGGGAAGTTCCCTCAAAATGGCGCTGTTCTTTAAACAGAACTTTTTTATTTTTGGTCACCATACATAAAACATCATACCCGTTATCTTTAGAGACAATGGCAACAAATATTTTTTTAAATAGTCGTTCCAGCACTAAGACCCTTTCGATGTTTTACACAATGGATGCGATTGTAAATAATTTTCCATCTTGAGCGCATTTCCCAATTTTGTGTATATCTGTGTTGTTGCCATACTTTTGTGACCGAGCAATTCACTCACATCAGAAATTCGTGCTCCATGATTTAACAGCTCCGTTGCGTACGCGTGTCTAAGCTGATGAGGGGTCACTTTCAGTCCATGATGTGCAAATGCCTTGGTAAGGATATATCTTAGACTATTTTCGCTTAATTTTTCTCCTCCCTCCTCAAAAACATACTCTTTTGTAGGAAAAATGGTCTGGTATTCCTGCATCATTGTATGCACCTCAGGGAGGATGGGAATATCACGTTCCTTGGAACCTTTTCCTAAAACTCGGCACCATCTCTCGTTAACATCGGAGCGTTTTAAGTGAGAAAGTTCTGAAATACGAAGCCCCATCGTATAAAGCAATGTAATCACTAATTTTTCTATTGGCTCTGCCGTGGAGAGTACTTGCACTATATGGAGATGGGATACAGGTTTTGGTAACGATTTGGGAACTTTAATACTCTCATCACCACGCAAGAGTAGATTATGTTTTTCTGATTTCAAGTATTTAACAAAGCTTCTTATAGCACTCAGTTTTGCCGAAATTGTTTTGGGTTTTAAAGAGGCAATTTCTAGACGTAACGGCATCAGATTAATCGTAATCACGCCATCTTCTTCAACAGTCTCAGCCTTATTAATCATCTCTTCCAATGCATGAGCGTAACTTCTAATACTTAATAGCGAATACCCCTGCATCCCTTCACACTGCTTTAAAAACTCCTCTTTAAAACGGTGAAGTTTTTCTTTAATCACAACGGATGCTCCATGAGTGCATCGTATAAAATTTTCTTTGCCTCTTCGATCTCCAACCCCGTAAGATCAATCGGCTCGGAGGCATAAAAATCTAACGTTCCAAAGGGTTTTGGAACTACGAACCTGTCCCAACTGGAGAGCTGCCAGTAACGACTCGGTTGACAGTGAACTGCAATCACTTTTGTTTGACGTTTTTGGGCTAGCACCACAACTCCGTCACTAACGCTGTATCGAGGCCCCTTGGGTCCATCGGGGGTAATCCCGATATCATACCCCTCGTCGAGAGCTTTTAATCCTTGAATCAGCACCTTTGCACCGCCACGCGTAGAGGAGCCGTAAATACTCTCTAACCCAAAAAATTTAATGACACCGGCGATAATCTGCCCATCGAAATGTTCACTAATAATGACTTTGGCTTTTGGAATAGAGCGAAAATGGTAATAGAGATAAGGTTGCATGAGTAAACTTCCATGCCAAGAGGCAAAAATAACCGGCTCGTTTGGAATAGTAGAGGGGAGATGAAACCGTTTTTTAGAAGTAGCGTAAATTAAACGGATGAGAAGTGAACCGATTAGAGGAAGACTCCACAGCGAAAACGCCCTAAGAAAACGTTTACGCAATGATCTCTCCGTGTGCGACGGTACGATTAACCTCCCCGATCTTCACACGAGCAATTTGCCCTAGCAACTCTTCACTCCCTTTAACCTTTACCATAATGTTGTTATCACTACGCCCTGCTACATATCCATCACTGCGTAACTCTTCGAAATAGACTTCAACTATCTGTCCCATTCGAACCTCTTTGAGCTCATCCAAAATCTCATCGTGGCGTGACTGGAGAATATGCAATCTCTCTGAGCCTACTTCCGAATCAACCTCTTCCATTTTTTCTGCTTCGGTCATTGGACGAGGAGAGTATTTAAAACTAAATACCTGCTCAAAACGCACCTTGTTGAGGACATCCATCGTATCGGCAAAATCCTCTTCACTCTCACCGGGAAAAGCGACGATAATATCGGTACTGATATTGACATCCGGTGCCATCTCGCGAAGCTTCGCCGCACGGTTTAAAAACCACTCTTTGGTATATCCCCGTTTCATCGCTTTTAAAATAGCATTAGAGCCACTTTGGAGTGGCATGTGCATTGATTTACAGATTTTTGGATTTCGGGCGAACTCTTCGAGAAACTCATCATCCATATGGAGCGGATGAGGAGAGGTAAATCGGATACGCTCCAGATCCTCTATCGCACTCACACGACGTAAAAGCTCCGTAAAGTTTACCTTCTCATGTTCTCCTGAGAATCTGCGACCGTAATTATTAACATTTTGTCCGAGTAAAAAAACTTCACGAGCACCACTTTCCACCGCGCGACGCACTTCCGTTAAAATCAAATCGGTCGGAATCGATATCTCATCGCCACGTGTTTTTGGGACAATACAAAAGGTACACTGCTTATCACACCCGATGGAGATGTTAATATACGCTTTATAAGGGCTAGAGCGAAAATCTTTAAAGGCAAACTGCGACTCATCATAATTAATCTCAATCTCTACCGCTTTATCTTTATGGATAATCTCACCGATTTTAGAGACATTACGAGCCCCGAGAACGAAATTGACATAGGGTGCTTTCTTAATGATTTCGTTGCCGAGATGAGAGGCGGTGCATCCGCATACACCGATTTTTGCATCCGCTTTTTTGAGTTTATTAAAAACACCCAATTCGGAGAAAAGCTTATGAACCGGCTTTTCACGTACCGAACAGGTATTAATCAAAATCAAATCGGCTACGCTCGCATCATCGGTGAGGACATATCCTTCGCGTGCATTGAGCTCCGCAATCATATGCTCAGAATCACGATTGTTCATCGCGCATCCGAGCGTCTCAATAAAAAGTTTTTTGGACATTTAAGTTACCTTATTCCTTAAAAGACGACTACCGTCATCCTCGGGCTTGACCCGGGGATCCATCCCCAAAATTCAAAGCTGGATTCCCGCCTACGCGGGAATGACGAAAATAAAGATTGTTATTAGAGAATATGCACTTCGTACATATATTCATTCGCAGAGAGTCCAAATTTTACTTCACGCATATAGAAGCTTTTCCCTTCATTTTCAAAATGCTCTTGCAATGCCAAAAGATCTTTGTGTGAATTTTCACGATCGAAATAGAGGATCAACGAATTGGTTTTTTCTACCATCTCCGTGATTTTTTTCAAATCAATTTTTTTTGGTTTTGCATCTTGTTCAGTACGTGCGACTTTTAATTCCATGATTGTTCCCTTACAATAGAGTTTCTTTAAGTTATGGGGATTATAGCGATGAATGAATAAATATCCTATTAAGCGTTTTTTTTGTATAATACTTACCCTTCATAAAAAAGCTTTCCCATAACGACACTTTATTTTTTTATGATCAACCCTAGTGAGGATACACCTATGGAAAATATGTTAGATATTATCGACTCTATCGCCAGTGAAAAAGGTCTCAGCCGTGAGAACGTTACCGAAGCGATCAAAACCTCTTTTGTTCAAACAGCTAAACGTATTATCAACCCTACTTTTGCTTTTGAAGCCGATGTTGATGAGCGTACCAAACAAGTAAAACTTCGACAAGTGATCACTGTTATCGCTGATGGTGCAGAAGAATTAGAGAGTGATTCTGCGGGTGCATACATGTCTATTAGCGCGGCTAAAGAGATTGATGATGAAGCTGAAATTGGCGATCAACTCCAAATGGAACATGAACTTGAAACGTATGGTCGCAGTGCATTTGCAACACTCCACCGTGAAATCGAATTTCATATTCAACGCCTTGTTGAAAACGAACTCTACGACAAATACAAAAACAAAATTAATACCATCGTATCGGGTCGTGTTACCCGCGTCGACAACGACCAAAACACCACCATCGAAATTGATGAGATTCGTGCGATACTCCCTATGAAAAGTCGTATCAAAGGTGAAAAATTTAAAGTCGGCGATGTTGTCAGTGCTCTAGTACGCCGTGTTAACGTTGATAAGGTAACCGGAATCTCTATGGAGCTTTCCCGTACTGCTCCGAAATTTCTTGAAGAGCTTCTCGCACTCGAAGTTCCTGAGATTAAAGACGGTATCGTTATTGTCGAAAAATGTGCCCGTATCCCAGGGGAACGTGCCAAAATCGCCCTCTATACCAACCGTCCTCAAATCGATCCAATCGGTGCAACCGTCGGAGTACGGGGAGTCCGTATTAATGCGGTGAGCGAAGAGCTGTGCGGTGAAAATATCGACTGTGTCGAGTACAGTGCTTCCCCTGAATTGTTTATCTCTCGTGCCATGAGCCCTGCAATCATTAGTGCGGTTAGTGTTAGCGAAGATGCAAATGGGGATAAAAAAGCAGTTGTAACCCTCCCAAGCGATCAAAAATCCAAAGCTATCGGTAAAAGCGGTATCAATATCCGCCTTGCATCCATGCTTACAGGATACACCATTGAGCTTAATGAAGTGGGTGGAACGGTAACGGGTGAGAGAGCCGAAGAGAAAAAAGAGGGGATTGGTTCTCTCGAAGCACTTTTTGGGAATTAGTATATTAGATAAAGTCCGTCATTCCCGCGAAGGCGGGAATCCAGCTTTAAAAAAGAATACTTTCATATAAATCTTTCCATTCAGGATTAAACTCTTCTATAATTCTCAATTTCCAATGACGATTCCATTTTTTGATTGCTTTTTCTCTTGATATTGCTATTTCCATACTCTCATGTAATTCGTACCATACAAGTATTCCAACATCATATTTATCACTAAACCCTTGAGCTAAATGATTTTTATGCTCATATATACGTTTTGATAAATTTGAAGTTACACCAAGATAAAGTGTTCCATTAGGTTGTGATGCTAGGATATAAACAGCAGACTGTTTCATGAAATTCCTTAAGCTGGATTCCCGCCTTCGCGGGAATGACGAAAATTACCTTTTCACAAACGGATTCAACTTCAATAACACCGCATCCGCAATCTGATTACCAATCAACGTCAAAAATGCAGACATCATCAAGATTCCCATAATGACCGGATAATCCCGACCCATAGCTGATAGATAAAAGAGCTGTCCCATCCCCTCTATCCCAAAAATAGACTCCAATATCACCGAACCGCCGATAAGTCCCGGTAACGACAATCCCAGCATCGTCACAATAGGAGGGAGAAGATTAGGCAAT
Proteins encoded in this region:
- the nusA gene encoding transcription termination factor NusA; translation: MENMLDIIDSIASEKGLSRENVTEAIKTSFVQTAKRIINPTFAFEADVDERTKQVKLRQVITVIADGAEELESDSAGAYMSISAAKEIDDEAEIGDQLQMEHELETYGRSAFATLHREIEFHIQRLVENELYDKYKNKINTIVSGRVTRVDNDQNTTIEIDEIRAILPMKSRIKGEKFKVGDVVSALVRRVNVDKVTGISMELSRTAPKFLEELLALEVPEIKDGIVIVEKCARIPGERAKIALYTNRPQIDPIGATVGVRGVRINAVSEELCGENIDCVEYSASPELFISRAMSPAIISAVSVSEDANGDKKAVVTLPSDQKSKAIGKSGINIRLASMLTGYTIELNEVGGTVTGERAEEKKEGIGSLEALFGN
- the miaB gene encoding tRNA (N6-isopentenyl adenosine(37)-C2)-methylthiotransferase MiaB, producing the protein MSKKLFIETLGCAMNNRDSEHMIAELNAREGYVLTDDASVADLILINTCSVREKPVHKLFSELGVFNKLKKADAKIGVCGCTASHLGNEIIKKAPYVNFVLGARNVSKIGEIIHKDKAVEIEINYDESQFAFKDFRSSPYKAYINISIGCDKQCTFCIVPKTRGDEISIPTDLILTEVRRAVESGAREVFLLGQNVNNYGRRFSGEHEKVNFTELLRRVSAIEDLERIRFTSPHPLHMDDEFLEEFARNPKICKSMHMPLQSGSNAILKAMKRGYTKEWFLNRAAKLREMAPDVNISTDIIVAFPGESEEDFADTMDVLNKVRFEQVFSFKYSPRPMTEAEKMEEVDSEVGSERLHILQSRHDEILDELKEVRMGQIVEVYFEELRSDGYVAGRSDNNIMVKVKGSEELLGQIARVKIGEVNRTVAHGEIIA
- a CDS encoding tyrosine-type recombinase/integrase — encoded protein: MIKEKLHRFKEEFLKQCEGMQGYSLLSIRSYAHALEEMINKAETVEEDGVITINLMPLRLEIASLKPKTISAKLSAIRSFVKYLKSEKHNLLLRGDESIKVPKSLPKPVSHLHIVQVLSTAEPIEKLVITLLYTMGLRISELSHLKRSDVNERWCRVLGKGSKERDIPILPEVHTMMQEYQTIFPTKEYVFEEGGEKLSENSLRYILTKAFAHHGLKVTPHQLRHAYATELLNHGARISDVSELLGHKSMATTQIYTKLGNALKMENYLQSHPLCKTSKGS
- a CDS encoding lysophospholipid acyltransferase family protein — translated: MRKRFLRAFSLWSLPLIGSLLIRLIYATSKKRFHLPSTIPNEPVIFASWHGSLLMQPYLYYHFRSIPKAKVIISEHFDGQIIAGVIKFFGLESIYGSSTRGGAKVLIQGLKALDEGYDIGITPDGPKGPRYSVSDGVVVLAQKRQTKVIAVHCQPSRYWQLSSWDRFVVPKPFGTLDFYASEPIDLTGLEIEEAKKILYDALMEHPL
- a CDS encoding GIY-YIG nuclease family protein — its product is MKQSAVYILASQPNGTLYLGVTSNLSKRIYEHKNHLAQGFSDKYDVGILVWYELHESMEIAISREKAIKKWNRHWKLRIIEEFNPEWKDLYESILF
- a CDS encoding HP0268 family nuclease — its product is MELKVARTEQDAKPKKIDLKKITEMVEKTNSLILYFDRENSHKDLLALQEHFENEGKSFYMREVKFGLSANEYMYEVHIL